The following proteins are encoded in a genomic region of Pseudodesulfovibrio mercurii:
- a CDS encoding GNAT family N-acetyltransferase: protein MAADIIYELLTPEREEQARDLVREVFAAFVAPGFSSTGRIAFEAFLCRSSFSRRSGRGFALAARRAGGIVGVIDVADGGHVALFFVSGEHRGRGVGRTLMRLAGERCLRDLPTPGRMTVNASPGSVGAYAAMGFVPAGGEEERDGIRFVPMVLALDEPEKPAAP, encoded by the coding sequence ATGGCCGCCGACATCATCTATGAATTGCTGACGCCCGAACGGGAGGAGCAGGCCCGCGATCTGGTGCGCGAGGTCTTCGCCGCCTTCGTCGCCCCCGGCTTTTCCTCGACCGGGCGCATCGCCTTCGAGGCGTTCCTGTGCCGGTCCTCTTTTTCCCGCAGATCGGGCAGGGGATTCGCCCTTGCCGCCCGGCGGGCCGGGGGGATCGTCGGCGTCATCGACGTGGCGGACGGCGGCCACGTGGCCCTGTTCTTCGTCTCCGGTGAGCACCGGGGGCGCGGGGTGGGCCGGACGCTCATGCGGCTGGCCGGGGAGCGCTGCCTGCGGGACCTCCCTACACCCGGCCGGATGACGGTCAATGCCTCGCCGGGATCGGTCGGGGCCTACGCCGCCATGGGGTTCGTCCCGGCGGGCGGCGAGGAGGAGCGCGACGGCATCCGCTTCGTGCCCATGGTCCTCGCCCTGGACGAGCCGGAAAAGCCCGCCGCGCCTTGA